CCTAGTTTTATTCACACTACATTCCAAAACGAACCCAGAATCTTAAAATAGAATTGAATTCggatgtgatttttttttttgcttttgctctctctctctctctctcgatctggAGATTCTGATTTTTGGGTTCCCGTTGAAGTTAGGGTTTCTGGAAATGTTCCCTCGaagattttttcttattttatctttctttttgggTTAAAATTACGCACGAAATCTCCAGTCTCTCTCACACGCTTTATAAAACTTATCCGGCCCATCTTTAAGGCCCATTAAATATAAACCGGTTTAGTTTGGACTTTTGAATTTGTCTGTTAATGGTTAACACGTGTGACAATTCGATAGTCTCCTCTAGAGTTTGTTAACTTAACACGTGTGAGAATGAAACCTTAAGAAATTCGTTCTCAAAGTCAAAGGTAAAGCTCTGTGTTTTTTTAGCTGTCACTGCCTTGTTCGTCTCAAACTTTGTCTCTgtccaaaatctttttttttgtccggCATCGGATCTTTTTCCGATCAGGGAAAGAACAGTACGAATTATCGAGTAGATTTGCGGTGAAGTAGAAATGTGGAAGGAGGAATCTTTGGATTTAGTGCTTGTGCCAGCGGGTCTCGTTGTGATGGTAGCTTACCATGTCTGGCTAGTCTACGCTATATTTCACCGTCCCAAGCTTACTGTTATCTCTCTCAACGCTGAATCTAGACGACAATGGGTCTTCTCTATGATGACTGTGCGTTTCTTTCTTCCCACTCTCCCTTTCtattgttttggtattttctgATTCTGGAGATTTTGGGGGTCTAGATTAGGGTTTATGTTGTCAGAATCGTTtgggattttggattttaaaggCGAGGTTTTTGGCAATGGGGCTTCTTTGTTCGGTGATTTTAGGAATTGGGTATTGAGATTCTTAAGGATCTGTTATGAAATTAGAGAAAAAGGGAAATGCTTTTTTCTTGTCCTGAATTTATCATATAGCAAAATTGAGCAAGGGTTTATGAGTAAGGATGATGAGGTTAGGAGAATTCGAGTGTTTCAGCTGTCAAATGACGTTGTTAGATTTGAATCTGCAATAAGTATGGTCAATGTTGAAGTAGATGGTGCTTGGAAGCTTTATCATTTTCAAGAACTCTTGCTTTTTCTTGTACTTGGTAAATCAATGCATCGCAGCTAGAATCTTGAAGCTAGTTAATGGCTTCTATTAGATAGGAACAGTGTCATAGACATGAGAAACATAAGAACACAGTCATGTCATGTGTCTGTCTGTTCATTAAGATGACATAAGTTTAATTATTGCTATTTGCAGGAGCCAATGAAAAACGGTGTCTTGGCTGTTCAAACAATCCGGAACAACATAATGGCATCAACCCTTTTAGCCACAGCAGCAATCACTCTATGTTCCATCATAGGCGTCTTTATAAGCAACTCTTCAGATTCAAAATCCAAGCCGACAAGTCTTGTATATGGGAGCAGAAGCCCTCTCTTAGCATCAATCAAGAACTTTGCGATCCTGATCTGCTTCCTCATGGCCTTTCTCTGCAACGTCCAATCAATCAGGTACTATGCTCACGTAAGTTTCCTAGTCACAGTGCCTGTCTCGAGAGGGAAAAGAGAACACTGTGAGTACGTGTCTAGAAACCTGAACCGAGCTAGCTACTTCTGGTCTCTTGGATTGCGGTCTTTTTACTTCTCCTTCCCGCTTTTTCTGTGGACCTTCGGGCCCATCCCGATGTTTGTCTGCTGTTGTATAATGTCATCGATTCTATATTTCTTGGACACGACAACTAGTTTCACTAGGCATCTCCATAGCCAGTCGTTCAGAGAAACCGCTGATTTAAAGGACGGTGAAATCGAATCAGCGGTCCATGCTCTGTAGACTCTTTTCTCTGACTTTTGTTGTGTGTGAGAGTTAGCAAGAGTTATATATTAACCGAGTGTGTTTGTAATTTGATGGAACAAAACCTTGGCTGCGATTGTATATTTGCGTTTTAGTTTTCATGTTATGATGATTAGTATATCATAATATGAAAACGCATATGCTGTTTGCCTA
The Camelina sativa cultivar DH55 chromosome 15, Cs, whole genome shotgun sequence DNA segment above includes these coding regions:
- the LOC104746186 gene encoding uncharacterized protein LOC104746186, whose amino-acid sequence is MWKEESLDLVLVPAGLVVMVAYHVWLVYAIFHRPKLTVISLNAESRRQWVFSMMTEPMKNGVLAVQTIRNNIMASTLLATAAITLCSIIGVFISNSSDSKSKPTSLVYGSRSPLLASIKNFAILICFLMAFLCNVQSIRYYAHVSFLVTVPVSRGKREHCEYVSRNLNRASYFWSLGLRSFYFSFPLFLWTFGPIPMFVCCCIMSSILYFLDTTTSFTRHLHSQSFRETADLKDGEIESAVHAL